One stretch of Hevea brasiliensis isolate MT/VB/25A 57/8 chromosome 12, ASM3005281v1, whole genome shotgun sequence DNA includes these proteins:
- the LOC110657058 gene encoding uncharacterized protein LOC110657058, with protein sequence MDLPSEIDDYIKETIDDSLGLPVSTHTLQLKLRASEDAHRRLRDQYILLLEKLRQKDQLVDRTKAEASMNAVALKKFVEENQRLAAECASLVSQCNKWERECSLYDRDREALMEFGNEADERAREAEFRVRELEEVLGKLSEELQFYKHECEMHGVASSAKSADMEQNLLESILGTLVSRDEVEFGHAFLEANSGFESCQKLLKMWNSLGPSTQNVLSLAAKVKNLQKDKEHLRINLTRAEEEVQLLSEENNILNEENRKLLKQRHREQNLDGSGRKHTSSASAKRNKRKSSPKISNPVDMKIDSKDIDSVRRPLSPLRHNSPECRMHKK encoded by the exons ATGGATCTCCCTTCAGAAATCGACGATTACATAAAAGAAACAATCGACGATTCCTTAGGCCTCCCAGTCTCTACACACACTCTCCAGTTGAAGCTTCGAGCCTCGGAGGATGCCCACCGCCGCCTCCGTGACCAGTACATTCTTCTCCTCGAGAAATTGCGCCAAAAAGACCAACTCGTCGACCGAACTAAG GCTGAGGCGAGTATGAATGCGGTGGCGTTGAAGAAGTTTGTGGAGGAAAATCAGAGATTGGCGGCAGAGTGTGCCAGTTTGGTGAGTCAGTGTAACAAATGGGAGAGGGAGTGTTCACTTTATGACCGCGACAGAGAGGCTTTAATGGAATTTGGAAACGAGGCTGATGAGAGGGCAAGAGAGGCCGAGTTTAGGGTTCGTGAGTTGGAAGAGGTCCTAGGGAAGTTATCTGAGGAATTGCAGTTCTACAAGCATGAGTGCGAAATGCATGGG GTTGCTTCATCTGCTAAGAGCGCAGATATGGAACAGAATTTACTTGAGTCCATTTTAGGTACATTGGTCAGTAGAGATGAAGTTGAATTTGGTCATGCTTTTTTGGAGGCCAACAGTGGATTTGAGTCATGTCAAAAGTTGCTGAAAATGTGGAACAG CTTAGGGCCATCAACTCAGAATGTTTTATCTCTGGCTGCTaaagtgaagaatcttcaaaaaGATAAGGAACATCTTAGGATCAATCTTACTAGAGCCGAAGAGGAG GTCCAGTTGCTATCTGAAGAGAACAACATATTGAATGAGGAGAACAGAAAATTATTGAAGCAACGCCACCGAGAACAAAACCTTGATGGTTCTGGCAGAAAACATACAAGCAGTGCATCTGCCAAG AGGAACAAGCGAAAATCAAGTCCAAAGATAAGCAACCCAGTCGATATGAAGATTGATTCAAAAGATATAGATTCAGTGAGACGGCCACTATCACCTTTGCGACACAACTCCCCTGAATGTAGGATGCATAAGAAGTGA